The segment tttttcttttaattgcttttctttatttttttttatataactgCTCATTTGGTTTGGTAAGGGTCCTTTGAGATTTACTTTCTCATTATtactcatattatttttgatatCATAAGAACTTAATTCCCTTATTTGTGTTCCTAAATATTGTTCATCgtgttttttattaataccaTTACTATTAACATGTTCTAGATTGGAAGCATTTATATACTTTCGATTGCCTTTTTTATTGGTtccttcatttttatgtttttttcttacaTTTGGGAATATCATATGACCATCTGTTTGTTGTTCATCCATGTTTAGTAGCTCATCGTGTTGGTCATGTTGGTCATGCTGATCATGTTGGTTATGTTTACCATGTTGATCATGTTGGTCATGTTGATCATGTTGGTTATGTTTACCATGTTGATCATGTTTACCATGTTGATCATGTTTACCATGTTGATCATGTTTACCATGTTGATCATGTTTACCATGTTGATCATGTTTACCATGTTGATCATGTTTACCATGTTGATCATGTTTACCATGTTGATCATGTTTACCATGTTGATCATGTTTACCATGTTGATCATGTTTACCATGTTGATCATGTTTACCATGTTGATCATGTTTACCATGTTGACTGTGTTTACCATGTTGATCCTCACGTTTTATTGTATCATTACCCATATTAGATACAGAATTATTAATTTCCGATtgattcattttatttttcccttTTCTTAAATTATGGTGCacattactattaatatttttatatttccttttttcacATTTCATATTCATGTCACATGGTACATTTTGCACGTCTTGATCATATACATTTTTGAGATAATCACTGTTTTCATTAGAATCTATAGAACAATGATGATCatcatatatgttattacTATTAAATTCTTCAccgttattataattattttcgtTCTTATTAATATCTACAAGCTCATTTGTTACTTGGactgttttattttttacggATAATAAATCGTTGTGAGATAATTggttttctttaatttcttctaacaaatttaatatatcatccaTTTCTTCTATGACCATTTTTTGGAGATGTTGATTCTTTGAATTATTAGAAGAGTTGAGTACATTATTTGTTGTACAATTTAAAGTATTGtcttgattattataattattattagcattattatttctatttttattgttgttTTTATTTGTGTTCATCTtgtttgtaatattattctCATTACTACTATGCTCAGATAAAGGTAGTCCATTCCTTGATTTAAGAAAACTATTCTGATCagatatattgttataattatgaacaggtaataatttattattctttaatgaattatcaaatatatgaataattttatcttttaatttttcatttgttttaaattctttaatatcttctaaattgtttataatagtattaataaaattggtAAGAATTATTTCCatatattcttcatttttcacattaatattataactttcttttaatttatccataatattatttaatcctttagatatattaaaatatttttttaaataagttttttgttcatcttgtaaaaataaaattcgtTCATCTTTATATCTTAATTGGTTTTGTTTAGATAATAACTCATTTTGTAAAttgtctatattttttttataatattcttccatatttttatattttttatataccgTATCCGATTCATTAGGtacatattcattttttagaTTACATTCttttgttaataatatatatttttgatttatttgaTTAATTTCATCCATcttattatgaataatattttctttattacaCACTTgatcttttaatttatttatttcattttttaatatctcattattatttataacttGTTCGTTTGatgatattaaattattatatttatcttttaacaTATTGTAATCATTTTCCCATATTTTTAAAGCATTTtcgattttttttaaaatatattttttttttttcttttctttttctatatgtattttctgatcatctatatttttgtttaattctatttctttcttttttaaagtaTCACATTCGGAACATAAATCCattatctttttattatattcttcattttgGTTTATAGCTTCTTCTTTAGATTTCTCTAATTCCTTTATTTTACAAACTAGTTGTTGTAAATCATAATGATGTTGGTAGGATTCTTCAtctaattcattttttaaaatattattttctttttgaattttttctatataatgttcaaaagaatttttattaattcgaAGCATTTCATTACTTTTTATTACAGTATtttctaataaaaatttcAGATATTCAATACTTTTTTTTGCAtgttctttttctttcttcatattattatattcgttataaatatgtttcatatctttgtatatttttcttatatatttcttatcttttttttcttcttttattttattcttatataatttatctttcacattagataataatatcttATACTTTTTATCACATGTATTTTCGACTTCAATTTGTGTATCatctattaaattattattaaatttgttataattaggaggattattacttttatttataacaatattatcATAGTTGTCTCTATgttcattaatattaaaataattattactattgtaattattattattattattattattactactactatcatcatttacgttatttttttttttttttcttttttcttccatcatattatttttcatgtCTTCTATTTTTgtccataatttttttaataacttcTTTTTAGTTTCCTTATTAGTACTACtatcattttctttcttattcttttttatctttttactTTCATCATCAAATAGAAGAATGTCGGTCTCGTGTTGATTCCTTTGTGGATTCACAATATTCATATGTTCATCATcagtttcattttttttcttttgaatcTTTTCTTTAATCTTCTTGGTAACATTTCTATTCGATGTAGTTCCTATATTCTTTTCTGTTTTCTTTTGTTTAATTAATGAATATACATTTGTTTGTTTGcttattttattcttcttcatattataatcattaccATTAATATGGTCCatgttattatcatcatgaaCTATGCTCTTACCATAATTAACATTGTTATATAGAGAAAATGTGGAATCAtccttttttatctttttcacCTCATCAAAATATAAGGAATTCATTTTATCTTGTTCACTTGTGATTTGATTTTTAGTTATATTATCCTtactatatttttcatattccattttattatttatctgATTTTCAACAAAAGGGTAAGATGACATGCTGATATTTTCTACATAATGTGCAggtgtttttcttttatctGTATCGGAATAGTAATTACAATTTTTAATTCTTGAGAAGGTGTTATATGTTtcgtcattttttttataattattgacACTATGGATAAATGTTGCTGATGCGTTTCTCTTAATTTTTAAGggtatcctttttttttcattccttCTAATACTACTacaactattattattattgttatcatcatcatcataattattgttatcatcataattattgttatcatcatcatcataattattgttatcatcataattattattatcatcataattattattatcatcataattaatagaagaataatttttattttgtgtatTAACATTTAAGTAagacataaataataatttttttgatgtATCATCCgacaaatttttaatatttcttttttcaattAATTCATTCGCTAATATAACAGAACTACTtcttttatttgattttattccattttttgtagttttaattttttttgatgctacaatattttttttttttgtttttggtGATGAAGACAAATTATCTGAAATAATTTGATCATTTTGTtcatctattttattttttcctttattaaCTTgtgattttaataaatttagaTGATCCTTATATTTCATATCTactactttatttttttttttgttatcaaGTGATGTACTCCTTttattaacaatattattatcatcattatatttcCTTGTAacattttcatctttttttttggatttaATAATGCTAGATGTCCATTTTTTTTGATCCAAGTCTAACGGTttacttatattattaataatatatttttcatataataacaaattgttttcattgtttttatttttatcattttgtatatttttttttttttttttttttattataattttttctttttgtgcTATATTACTatcactttttttattatcattatataatatataattatctgAAACCATGTAagaattattctttttagttatatttgtatttttgtcttttgtatttttgtcttttgtatttttgtcttttgtatttttgtcttttgtatttttgtcttttgtatttttgtcttttgtatttttgtcttttgtatttttgtcttttgtattttttttcttttctttcttcaacatattactattattatcatcatcattatctacatttttataatattcattcgatttatttttttctatatcatcatttatataatgaatattttttataatattaaatgaattaaCATCCGAATTATCATTTGAATTATCTTGTTgatttaaagaaaaagaagatatacttcttttctttttaataatattattattttgttgttTACGAGAAATATGATTCCCTTTATTTAGATATCCTACTTTATAATTCCTTACTCTTAAAATATGTGCTTCCctttgttttattaaatataaatgattgtataataattttatattatgatctttattttttaatttttttaacaagtcatacattttattttgtattatcacatttttctttgtttttttcatACTATGTTTAACTTTTAAAACATTAGTCTTATAATTACAATTTGTTAAgacaaattttatattttttcctcttctaatattaacataatcataatttgtattatatattttatgtctattttttaaaacattcttatatgtatattttgtacAACACGTcttgattttatttttcatcacATTagtataattatcatatatataattattactattattattatcatatatattattattattattatttttcataaaactttctgtgtatatatatttttttttattttttacattttcaatatgtataaaattattcttaACATTTGgttcatttatatgattCTCCTTTTCATTATCTTGTTTTCCTTCttcaatattaataaatgtatatttcgATTCatcatttacatatttattattattattattatgaatcaAACCCAATTCGTCCATGtgctttttatttatattactatttatatttatattttgatttataagaaaaaacgaattgttttttttttgttcttccatattttcatttgtacGATAATTACGAAGAATATATCCATCCTTATGAATTTCTTCAtagttattatttatattattgttatctttattatcCTTGTTTGGAtctaaagaaatattaaccttttttttttcctcctcaataaatttatttgacTCCTTTGTATTGTAAAAGGTATTGTTCAAagttttgttatatatttgttctttttcttcatcagaaaattttataatactaTCCAAACTGGGTGTTACaccaaaattattttttgtactATCCAAACTGGGTGTTACaccaaaattattttttgtactATCCAAATTGTGTGTTACaccaaaattattttttgtactATCCAAATTGGGTGTTACaccaaaattattttttgtactATCCAAATTGTGTGTTACaccaaaattattttttgtactATCCAAACTGGGTGTTACaccaaaattattttttgtactATCCAAACTGGGTGTTACaccaaaattattttttgtactATCCAAACTGGGTGTTACaccaaaattattttttgtactATCCAAACTGGGTGTTACaccaaaattattttttgtactATCCGTTCCTAAATTATTCACatcatttttacatatatcttcatttatattcttttttacatACTcataatgattattattattttttagttCTTCCTTTAGagtgttatttttattcatatttgttATGAGATGATTTATTTGAATaacttctttttcattttgctTGTGACTATTTAATAAATCCTTACCTtgattatcttttttttcctttaaatTGTCCTTCATTTCAAATGTTgattcataattatttatggTATCTAAAGTGTTATCACTAGTATCATTATTCATGtccttttcatatatttttttatttgttgatTGACTAAATGTATGTTCAGGTATTGTAACATTTATGTTATCGTCTTGATCCATTTCGGACATAGTAATATCATCAAAAGATTTAAAATTCATAGGTTCGTAATTATTCTTAGCTAAATCATATACATACTTAGAAAAGGAcacacttttttttataccatCACTACTTGAagatttttttaaagatgATTTTAAAACAATATTATCTTTGTCGGatacttttttattaattataataatatttttatgatttatattatctgaATTGTTTTTTTCTCCATAAAAATTTGTAGATAAAAAACTTTCTTCATCTTCATATTCGTTATTtgtatcatcatcataattaacAATATggtatttattatcatcgtTGTTATCATCATGATGAtgatcatcatcttcatcatcatcatcttcatcatcatcatcatcttcaccatcatcttcatcatcatcatcatcatcatcattatcttgTTCGTTTTCCTCATAATATTCATCATCTTGTACTTCAACTACGGGTATCccttcataattattttttcttatatcttTATTCACACTTGAATCATCACAACTAACATCATCTTGtttagaattatatatatattcttcacTATCATTTTGTTCATCATTTATGgtaacattatttttattattaaaagtatCATTTTTCATGTTATTTtccaaaatattttttcttacatCTAAATTTACCCCCAcctcttcattatttttgggatccttttcttttttactattatttatattaaaatctaCAGATGCATCTTCAACATTTAATAAAGagaattttatatcatcatttgtataggtatttatattattgtcttttatattacaatTAGATGTATGGTAATcattacatttattatttgtttcattattattcatagaAATATTTggattattttcttttaaactattttctaataaatatgtttctttcttatttttttctattttgcttttattatcattttgtagaaaactatttttttcatacacATCATTtgtaaaaaaggaatatatttctttttcattatgaAATTGTGTATTTgattctttaaatatatcatcaatttttttattatgaatatttttctcACTTTTTTGAGAATAAGTATCATTTGCCGATTTGACATCTGATGAATCGATATTCTTATCAGAAAGGTTGACGACAACATTGTTTTTGCCATCaccatattttattttatcaccATCTTTTatgttatcatcatcatttgtgttatcatcatcatttatgTTATCaccatattttattttatcaccATCTTTTATGTCATCACCATCTTTTATGTCATCACCATCTTTTATGTCATCAccatcttttattttatcaccatcttttattttatcaccatcttttattttatcaccATCTCCTTTGGTGTcgattttttcaattttcaTTTCATCCATATTAAGTTTTTCCAAATCGTTCTGATCATTTCCCTTTACCTCATCAGACACCATACTAATATGCGTATTAACAATATCGatggaattttttttatcagaAATATCTGCATGTAAATCACTATTATTTTGGGTAATATTTTGTATCTTACtgatttcattttttgtttGGCTAGTTGAAACATGGAGatgtttattataattttccttAGAGTTGATATCCAAATTTTCTACTcctattattaaattatcataTGACGAACACAAGTTTATTTTaagattatttatataatatccaTGTGAGagattatgaatattttttacccatatatttttttgtgggGATATACCAataagaaaattattattaatatgcaTAGAatcaaatttatttttaattaagtTTGGTTTATTCCCATAATTATCAccccatatatatatatcttcgtCTGATGTTATACATATGCATATTTTTCCTGCACTAATAAAGTTGGCTTTAGATAGattatctattttttttggatAATGAGAATCATTGGCATTATTAGTATGTCCTAACACgcctttttcatttttcccCCAGGAATATACATCATTGTGCATATCTACACCTAGAATAAAATTATGTCCTAtggaaatttttttaaaagatatattatttgtatttataacatgtggttttgttaatattttattaattttatctttattcaTATCTCCTTTAAGTAAatgttcatttattaaaCCAACACCATATAAAATACCTTCAATGGTTAAAAATAGTGTAAATTTGTCTGAAGCATATGCACATTttacaatattattttgtgtatTCACTTTGTgtactttatattttttataattttttaatttgttattattattattattattatataatttgttaaaAGTATTTAGATCAAGTATACCATCATCATTACAacaaatgttattattattatgatcaatattgttgttattattatgatcaatattgttgttgttattattatcaatattgttgttattattattatcaatattgttgttattattattatcaatattgttgttattattatgatcaatattgttgttattattattattgctgTTATATGATATTCCTAGTTGGGCATAGGTATTATCAccatatgtaaataattcTCCTTCTTTAGATAAGAAAGCTATATGGTTTTCACCACAACTAACATCGTGTATAAacttatgttttattatattatctacTAATAAATATGGTACATTCTTATCAAAATCATTTAATTCATTCAAGTGCcaacaatatattttacctGACGCTGACAGAAAACCAATTATTCTTTTTCCACAACTTACCTTTACAATTTTTACTTGTggatgatatattttatgagtAATGATTTCTTCAACCCTTTCATTACTCTTATGTTCATTACTATCTTTCTCATCACCTTTTAcaatttcttcattattatttatattcttttcatttttatcaccCTTATTTTCTTtgcttatattattatcttttgtaTTACTTAATgcatcttctttttttttatcattctcCTTAGGATTATTTATAAGAAACACATGTATTTTGCTTCCTTTCTTTTCTATAGATACCATCTTTTACTTTTTCAAAAGTTAAT is part of the Plasmodium falciparum 3D7 genome assembly, chromosome: 9 genome and harbors:
- a CDS encoding regulator of chromosome condensation-PP1-interacting protein, whose amino-acid sequence is MVSIEKKGSKIHVFLINNPKENDKKKEDALSNTKDNNISKENKGDKNEKNINNNEEIVKGDEKDSNEHKSNERVEEIITHKIYHPQVKIVKVSCGKRIIGFLSASGKIYCWHLNELNDFDKNVPYLLVDNIIKHKFIHDVSCGENHIAFLSKEGELFTYGDNTYAQLGISYNSNNNNNNNIDHNNNNNIDNNNNNNIDNNNNNNIDNNNNNNIDHNNNNNIDHNNNNICCNDDGILDLNTFNKLYNNNNNNNKLKNYKKYKVHKVNTQNNIVKCAYASDKFTLFLTIEGILYGVGLINEHLLKGDMNKDKINKILTKPHVINTNNISFKKISIGHNFILGVDMHNDVYSWGKNEKGVLGHTNNANDSHYPKKIDNLSKANFISAGKICICITSDEDIYIWGDNYGNKPNLIKNKFDSMHINNNFLIGISPQKNIWVKNIHNLSHGYYINNLKINLCSSYDNLIIGVENLDINSKENYNKHLHVSTSQTKNEISKIQNITQNNSDLHADISDKKNSIDIVNTHISMVSDEVKGNDQNDLEKLNMDEMKIEKIDTKGDGDKIKDGDKIKDGDKIKDGDDIKDGDDIKDGDDIKDGDKIKYGDNINDDDNTNDDDNIKDGDKIKYGDGKNNVVVNLSDKNIDSSDVKSANDTYSQKSEKNIHNKKIDDIFKESNTQFHNEKEIYSFFTNDVYEKNSFLQNDNKSKIEKNKKETYLLENSLKENNPNISMNNNETNNKCNDYHTSNCNIKDNNINTYTNDDIKFSLLNVEDASVDFNINNSKKEKDPKNNEEVGVNLDVRKNILENNMKNDTFNNKNNVTINDEQNDSEEYIYNSKQDDVSCDDSSVNKDIRKNNYEGIPVVEVQDDEYYEENEQDNDDDDDDDEDDGEDDDDDEDDDDEDDDHHHDDNNDDNKYHIVNYDDDTNNEYEDEESFLSTNFYGEKNNSDNINHKNIIIINKKVSDKDNIVLKSSLKKSSSSDGIKKSVSFSKYVYDLAKNNYEPMNFKSFDDITMSEMDQDDNINVTIPEHTFSQSTNKKIYEKDMNNDTSDNTLDTINNYESTFEMKDNLKEKKDNQGKDLLNSHKQNEKEVIQINHLITNMNKNNTLKEELKNNNNHYEYVKKNINEDICKNDVNNLGTDSTKNNFGVTPSLDSTKNNFGVTPSLDSTKNNFGVTPSLDSTKNNFGVTPSLDSTKNNFGVTHNLDSTKNNFGVTPNLDSTKNNFGVTHNLDSTKNNFGVTPSLDSTKNNFGVTPSLDSIIKFSDEEKEQIYNKTLNNTFYNTKESNKFIEEEKKKVNISLDPNKDNKDNNNINNNYEEIHKDGYILRNYRTNENMEEQKKNNSFFLINQNININSNINKKHMDELGLIHNNNNNKYVNDESKYTFINIEEGKQDNEKENHINEPNVKNNFIHIENVKNKKKYIYTESFMKNNNNNNIYDNNNSNNYIYDNYTNVMKNKIKTCCTKYTYKNVLKNRHKIYNTNYDYVNIRRGKNIKFVLTNCNYKTNVLKVKHSMKKTKKNVIIQNKMYDLLKKLKNKDHNIKLLYNHLYLIKQREAHILRVRNYKVGYLNKGNHISRKQQNNNIIKKKRSISSFSLNQQDNSNDNSDVNSFNIIKNIHYINDDIEKNKSNEYYKNVDNDDDNNSNMLKKEKKKNTKDKNTKDKNTKDKNTKDKNTKDKNTKDKNTKDKNTKDKNTNITKKNNSYMVSDNYILYNDNKKSDSNIAQKEKIIIKKKKKKNIQNDKNKNNENNLLLYEKYIINNISKPLDLDQKKWTSSIIKSKKKDENVTRKYNDDNNIVNKRSTSLDNKKKNKVVDMKYKDHLNLLKSQVNKGKNKIDEQNDQIISDNLSSSPKTKKKNIVASKKIKTTKNGIKSNKRSSSVILANELIEKRNIKNLSDDTSKKLLFMSYLNVNTQNKNYSSINYDDNNNYDDNNNYDDNNNYDDDDNNNYDDNNNYDDDDNNNNNSCSSIRRNEKKRIPLKIKRNASATFIHSVNNYKKNDETYNTFSRIKNCNYYSDTDKRKTPAHYVENISMSSYPFVENQINNKMEYEKYSKDNITKNQITSEQDKMNSLYFDEVKKIKKDDSTFSLYNNVNYGKSIVHDDNNMDHINGNDYNMKKNKISKQTNVYSLIKQKKTEKNIGTTSNRNVTKKIKEKIQKKKNETDDEHMNIVNPQRNQHETDILLFDDESKKIKKNKKENDSSTNKETKKKLLKKLWTKIEDMKNNMMEEKRKKKKNNVNDDSSSNNNNNNNNYNSNNYFNINEHRDNYDNIVINKSNNPPNYNKFNNNLIDDTQIEVENTCDKKYKILLSNVKDKLYKNKIKEEKKDKKYIRKIYKDMKHIYNEYNNMKKEKEHAKKSIEYLKFLLENTVIKSNEMLRINKNSFEHYIEKIQKENNILKNELDEESYQHHYDLQQLVCKIKELEKSKEEAINQNEEYNKKIMDLCSECDTLKKKEIELNKNIDDQKIHIEKEKKKKKYILKKIENALKIWENDYNMLKDKYNNLISSNEQVINNNEILKNEINKLKDQVCNKENIIHNKMDEINQINQKYILLTKECNLKNEYVPNESDTVYKKYKNMEEYYKKNIDNLQNELLSKQNQLRYKDERILFLQDEQKTYLKKYFNISKGLNNIMDKLKESYNINVKNEEYMEIILTNFINTIINNLEDIKEFKTNEKLKDKIIHIFDNSLKNNKLLPVHNYNNISDQNSFLKSRNGLPLSEHSSNENNITNKMNTNKNNNKNRNNNANNNYNNQDNTLNCTTNNVLNSSNNSKNQHLQKMVIEEMDDILNLLEEIKENQLSHNDLLSVKNKTVQVTNELVDINKNENNYNNGEEFNSNNIYDDHHCSIDSNENSDYLKNVYDQDVQNVPCDMNMKCEKRKYKNINSNVHHNLRKGKNKMNQSEINNSVSNMGNDTIKREDQHGKHSQHGKHDQHGKHDQHGKHDQHGKHDQHGKHDQHGKHDQHGKHDQHGKHDQHGKHDQHGKHDQHGKHDQHGKHDQHGKHNQHDQHDQHDQHGKHNQHDQHDQHDQHDELLNMDEQQTDGHMIFPNVRKKHKNEGTNKKGNRKYINASNLEHVNSNGINKKHDEQYLGTQIRELSSYDIKNNMSNNEKVNLKGPLPNQMSSYIKKNKEKQLKEKETEERRNLDQERNRDDICLSDHIDYCNNKDYSNNHNFFDDQNICDDQNICDDQNICDDQNICDDQNICDDQNICDDQNICDDQNICDDQSFCDDQNICDDQSFCDDQSFCDDQSFCDDQSFCDNQSFCDNQSFCDDQSFFEPQMNHKKTQLKEITNNHLSSNDKNEKTEKKNLKNHINYTTKKTVSKNITNEQELYKNCKRKEKKKLFNDMLDKIFDTPMDNTSMNKNMSNIQNLIENNIKNIYGTEDY